The nucleotide window atattttttctCCTCCCACACTTGTATTCTTCTTGCACTTGCAACGTATTGCTTATCTATATTGATATGGAAAGCTTCCCATCATACTAGTTCCCCTCTTTTTCTCAGTCCGTTCCCTTGAGAAGAGGAGATTGGTTGGGTCTAGCTGAAGTAAACTTCCTATATGTAGTTTCCATTGCCACTTCAGTAACTGTATCTCTAACACCCCAATTTTCCTTATTGGATGGATGATCTATGATAGAAGGGGAATGAGTCTGTTAAATGTTAATCGAGTACCAAATCCCATATTGGTTCCTTGCTTGAACTAGATTTTGTAATGATTCTtataaactttaattttaactttgacTAGTTCTTTTCAAGTATAAGCATAGATATTACTTAAAACTCTCTTGGattgttacaaatggtatcaagaTGACCTTATGAGCCATGATGCAACAAAATGACCTTATGAGGATGTTAGACATGAGTGGAGGAGATTGTAACACCATACTTCTAGATGAGGGTGGTGAATGAAGAAGGCCCACACTGTATGGTAGGGAGAAGATTAAGTTCCAGTGTATAAGTGTCGATGTGACTTCAACTTTCTTTAGatcattacaaatggtattattAGGGTTGACCTTGTACTATATAACATCAGTATTTAGTGCAATGTGAGCCTTGATAAGTATTTCGTAGATTGTCTTGGCCCATGAAGTCTCATTTTGGGTTGGTGATTAATGATTAGGAGAATGAGTTTGGTATAGGTGTATTGAATGATTAGGAGAATGAGCTTGGTTCCTCGCTATGTGTATTTGGGCTTTATAATACTTCCAAGGAGCTCTAGTTACAACCTTAACTAGTCCTTTCCAGGTAGGGGTGGGCGGCAGGGCCCCTCCACCCGTACGTCTGCCCCCACCCAGCTAGCCCCTCTTGGGGGGCCGAGCGCCCCCGGCTATCAAATGCTGAGGTGCAGGCCTCCGCTCGCACTTGGAAAATTAGGACAAGACGTGGCCCAGGCTGAGCCCAGGCCCGCCCATTCTAGGCCTCGCCCGTCTGCATATTATATaggtatatattaaaaaaaaaactatttctttaataaaatgttGTCGttttggggttttattttaatataggGTTTGAGTTTCATATAAAACGTGAAATCCCCACTCCCAGCCGCCCAGCCATTCTCTTCCCCCTCGGGGCTTCGTGCCTCTCACTCTTTCTCCCCCCCCCTCTTTCCTCTCTTTGTCGCTATTTTATGGTGTCACCGTCACCCCCAGCCGGTTGCCGGTTCTATCgtggtctctctctccctctcactaTCACCCCCAGctgatatctctctctctccctttcctttCTCAATGCCtttgttttagtgttttatGGCGTCATCCCCAGCTAGTCGTCGTCTCCATCgtggtctctctctccctctcatcaTCGCCCCCAGCCggtctccctctttctcttgtTGGTGGTTCACTGGTGGTCTTGGTTTTTTTGGCCATGGGTGGGCAGTGAGCTTCTTGTATTTTAACCGGGGTGGCAGATGGATGAAGGGTTTAATTCGCCCCTCGGCACTGGGATGGGGGACCCCGCCCACAAAAAGCTGGGCCGGATTCCGGGCGGCAAACCTCGTCCATGCCAAGGGCGGCGTATAGGAAGGGGGCACCCCCCCATCCAGGGGGTATAGGTAGCTCCCTTATTTCCAGGTATGAGCCTTACACAGTTTTGTGTGATGAGGGTGGATTTTGTTGGGGGGTTTTGGCCTCTTAGTCTATCTTGGACTTGGTAGTCGTCTATGAAGTGGATCCCCTCACATTGAGCAATGTTCAGTTGCTAAAATGGTTTAGAAGAGTGCTACCCATCCAGGGGGTACGGGTAGCACCCTTATTTCCAGGTATGAGCCCTACCCAGTTTTGTGTGATGAGGGTGGATTTTGTTGGGGGGTTTTGGCCTCTTAGGCTCgatttggatacacaaaacctctcatctcatctcatcattacaactttttcaaacttccacacaaaatataataaacaattcaactttttcaaatttcaaattaaaaatattattaaaaaattatattctaacattattttattcaactttcatcaaAACATCTGATCTTATCTGAACTGTGTAACAAAATGTAACCTTGGgcctcgtttgaattcaaaacccacctcaactcaacttatctcatttcatcattacaacattctcaaattctcacacaaaatataataaccaattcaactttttcaaatcccaaaacaattttaccaaattcccacacaaaatataataaacaattcaatttttattctactattcacaaaccatctcaactcatcttaactcacctctgaatccaaatcactCCTTAGTCTGTCTTGGCAGTGGTCTATGAAGTGAATCCCCTCACATTGAGCAATGTTCAGTTGCTGAAATGGTTTAGAAGGGGAAAAGGTCATTTTGGGCTTTGAAGCCCTCAGTTTTGGTTTTACTTTGTGGGGGGAGTTAGTGGTGCTTTTTCGGGCTTTGTGGGGGTGTTGTATAATCTCTAGAGGAGTAGCTTGTTTTTGTGGGTAGGACCTGTTAGGTTCAGTGTTGGTAAAGGAGAGCTAAAGTGCAAAGCACCAAGGCTGAAGTGCTTTCCTTACCAAAAGCAAAGCACATGTCATATGTGATCTATATGCTTTGAACCTGATATAATGGTCCAAATTGGCTTTTTAGATGGATTGATATTGGACTGCTAATGTTAGCGTAGATGTTAATACCGACATTTCGTGAGCTCTTTTGGTGATGGCCTTTcgttatattttgatttaaccATGTACTTAAATTTGATAATGGCTATCAAATATCATAGATGTGTATATTTAGTAAATCACAAGAGaattatagaaaacaaaatgtttaaattttatgtaattagaTGATTACTCAATTGTCGTGTTGCATGATATTCAAATAAGTCGTTAGGCTCAATGTATTACCATCTTGCTTTCTAAACTATTGCATTGTATTATATggattttgttattatatatgatcactAAAATTTTGCACTTTACCAATTAGGTGCACGCTTGCTCCTAGGCTCTAGATGGTGTTTGTGCTTGTGTGCTCCTAGTGCTTTCACGAACATTGGGTGTGTTAGGTCTTAGTTTggtggttttgttttctttgccCATTTGATAGGTGGTTCACTTTGCACATGGGTACACTGTTTggtttttaatgaattttgacTAACAAAAAACTTGTCAAGGGTCAGGGCCCAATTACTTGTCACTGTTCTCGATACAGCTTTGATGCTTGTTTACCTGTTGGTCACCACGAGAAGGGTTCGATAATTTTCCTggaatacttgaaaaaaaattgttcctGGAAGAAACTGTCTGACAATAATTTTATCCATCGGGGACTTCAGTGTATCCAGTAAAATTATAGCAAAATGGAGAGGAAAGAGAATAGGGTACTTTCTTCCTAATGCTACATGTAATATGCTTTGATTGCTTTGCAGAAGTAAAAGTACTTATCTTTATATACATGTTCCTTTGGTGTCTAATTAGGCCCCAGATGAGTACATTAGCATCTCATTTTAGGGTAGATCTATTCTCTTATCCGGCTCATGCTGGACTCTGGGACTTCTTTTACACTTTTTTGACATCAAAGATGTACAATTTCTTAGCATTATAAAATGACATTTGCATATGTTGGTGGACACTTTGAGAGCCTCTCTCCATATGTGTACAACATAAAATGGacttgatatttttgtaaagagcTATTTCTcaataagattatatatatgttgcccacttTTGTTCATATGTTTTTCAAGTTTTCATCTTGCACGAGCCAATGTGTATGTTGTTGCCACTTTATTTCCATTTTACTTGCATGCCTTAGATCCTAAAATACATTGTTGTTTTGTCATGCCCCCTTGTCCTTATCTATTTCTTGGTAGGGACCCGTGTTTGCCAGTTTGAAAATGGCATAAAACGTTTGATGAAGTTTGTGAATTTCTTGACAAAGGTAAAGGTAAAGGTAAAGGCAAAACTTGGAGCCCTAGTAGGTGGCACCGATGATGGCACAAAatctgattattttttttactgagaTTTGTAGATGGCCTAAGATAGCCTATTTTCTGTGATAGGAATATTTTGATTCTTTGAACCTTGTTCAATCACCAATTTCCTCAAAGGTTATTGTGATTTAACTTTTTACAGATGCATCTTAGTGGAAAAGTTTGAATGTTATCATTTAACTAATATCCTTAATCTCCTCTCTCATGTAGGGGTCTAGAGTTCCCCATATTAGATGGGACATAATAcataaccccaaggggttggcccaggTGGTGAagaccttggtcttggggtatcactcccttcaaggtccaaggttcaacacctcatgggtgcaaataatcctttggggccacacctcccggtgaaaagccagcgatttaaccagttttgtgtagggaaacttccgagggtgcggtgcatAGGACTGGGGTCTACTCTGCAAGGGTGGgcccgaagggccctgccttggagaggttcccggacattaaaaaaaaaaaaaaaagatgggacATAATACATGGAATATATTACTGAAATGGGGGCACAAAGAGTGGAATCATTATTCTATCAATGCATTGAATTCTGCTATGCCCTGAACATATGAGTTTCTCATGCAGGTCACACAGCTTTCCCCTGCGATACTGAAATCTGAGGGGGTACCTGTATATAGGTGTATTCAGAATCCTGGAGAGTTTGTTTTGACCTTCCCTCGAGCATATCATTCAGGGTTCAACTGTGGCTTCAATTGTGCTGAGGCAGTTAATGTAGCTCCAGTTGATTGGCTGCCCCATGGGCAGATTGCTGTAGAGCTATACCGTGAGCAGGGACGAAAGACTTCCATTTCCCATGACAAACTTTTACTTGGGGCAGCAAGGGAAGCAGTTAGAGCACATTGGGAACTAAATTTACTGAAGAAAAATACTTCGGATAACTTGAGATGGAAAGATGTCTGTGGAAAGGATGGGATCTTATCTAAAACACTCAAGGTAAAACTCTACCTCtctctttgttgtttttttttttttttttttttaattttctttttgattggGATGATTGACgtatatgaaatattcattcagTCCTGAGTTAATTAGaaatccagattttttttttcacttaagaAGAGAAGGGTTGAAATAATCAGCAAATAGTTAAGGAACTGTCGAAAGATTAGAATTATTACACTTAGGATAGACTTAGAATCATGgcatatcattttcataattgatttttggatttatgatTTAGGAATGTCTGGAATTAGGTTTGAATATACAATCTAATCCCATTTTGCATTTCAGAACATGGATTTGAATTCATGAACAATGCCTTGATAGTTAACCCAACTAAATGCTAAACTGACTTAATTGTTCACCCtgattagaaaacaaagaagataGTTGGTACCTATTGGGTTCACCAGCAGATATGGCAGCACTTAGACACAACTACTGTTCTTTGATCTTTCCTTTTTTGACTTTGTATGTTTCTCTTGCTTAGACACGAATTGAGATGGAATGTCAGCGGAGGGAATTTCTCAGCAGTTCTTCACAGACAATAAAGATGGAGAACAATTTTGATGCCACATCTGAGAGGGAATGTAGTGTTTGCCTTTTTGATTTGCACATGTCTGCAGCAGGTTGTCGTTGTTCCCCAGATAAATATGCATGCTTGGATCATGCAAAGCAGTTCTGTACATGTCCTTGGGAttccaaatattttctctttcgcTATGACATCACTGAATTAAATATCCTTATTGAGGCATTGGAAGGAAAATTAAGTGCCATCTACAGATGGGCAAGACTGGATCTTGGACTTGCTCTGAGTTCTTATGTGTCCCACGAGAATCTACTGCCAATTGGTAAAGAGACCTTGAGGAAATCAACTGGGATCATGGATGAGATTTCTCAACTGAAACGGAAGATATCAGAAGCTGAATCGGTTTTGAAGTGTAGAAATGCATCATCTACAATTTGTAGTTCTTCTCGTGAAAATGAGATGGCAAACCATAACTCTAAGTTCAAGAAAGAAGGATTGATTATTTTGCCTTCCAATTTAAGAAATCCTGTTTTGCAGTTGTCTCAAGAAGATGCAATATATGCTGTAACAATGCCTGCAGAGGAATCAAGAGTGAAGAAGCCTTCAGTCTTGAAATGTGAAAATGTTATACTTCTTAGCGATGATGAAGGCGATGAACCTGAGAGGCCAGGTTtaggaaaagaaagggaaacCTCTTCGGAGAAGCCTTTAGGACTTTCTGAGATGCTGGCAGGTTCTGATGATAAAGCAAGCctatgtaataataataaagatccTATCTTGACTACCCCTTCTACTGACGCAGCAGTGATGGGGACATTACCTAATGGAGAAAGGAATAGTTTATCTCATTCTATGCGCATGAAAGATGGAGATTGTGGAAGTAGTGAACCCCTTCTAGGATCAAATCCACCAAACATGTCTTGCCATGTGAATTCTAGTGGTGCAGATTTAGGAAGGAAAACTCAAGACTGCTCGACTGCAAGAGAGACCAGTGAACATGATCTGGCAAATTGTGGGAGTTATCCTCAGAATCTACAACCATATGGCAGTGGATTGCCTAACAATGACAATAAACATGAAAAGATGGGATTAAATGCAACCTCAAATATAGTGGATAATATAAGAACTATTGCAGGAAACCCATCTTGCACCGTGAACAATTTGGACAGATATTTCCGCCAAAAGGGTCCTCGCATTGCCAAGGTCGTGCGGAGGATCAACTGCACTGTTGAGCCTCTGGAATTTGGAGTTGTGTTTTCTGGGAAGTTTTGGTGTAACAGCCAGGCCATTTTCCCCAAGGGTATGTTGCAGCCATTTTCTCCACTACGATGATAGAAACTTGAAGATGTTAGACTAAATAGGTAGGATGCACttattcatatttattctatttGATGCAGGATTTAGGAGCCGGGTTAAGTACATAAGTGTATTAGATCCAGCAAATATGTGTTACTATGTCTCAGAAGTTCTTGATGCAGGAAGGGACGGACCTCTCTTTATGGTAATTGAAATTTCTTCACTTCCGAAAGTTTATGTTGTATTCTAGCTGGTTTACACTCATGATTGCATTCAGTGTTGCTAAAAGCTTAACTTGCACCTGAGCCTAAAGGCTTAACTCTGATTTGAACTTTAGTGTACATTTTTTAAATGCAACATAATACGATGGAAAATATGTAAAAGGAAAATAGTGGTTATCATCTTATTAGGTCAAATAGAGTGGGGCGGGGGGGAGTTTTGGCCCCCAAAATCCGCCACCGTATCCCAGGGGTGGGGCCCCCGTCCATGTGCCGGagtgcgggggtggacccctGGTCCGTCTGCCCCCCTTTCACAGCCCATGGCCCCATAgctgaaatggaaaaaaattaaacaaaaaattgaataacacaaaataaacaaaatcacacaaaaaatccacaacaataaacaaaatataaatcaaaTCCACAACACAATTTCTATCCAATGATTCGAAttgaaaacaacaaaagaaaacctTAAAAAACAAACTCAAGAACTCAGAGAAGAGGAGGAgctgaggaggaggatgaggatcaGAGGACAGCGATtgcaagagggagagagggcaGCGGCGGCCATAACAGATAGAGCAGAGGGAGTGGAGGCCCAGCCAGGGTGGCAGGGTGCGGAGGGGGCGGGGTTGGGCCTGGCGGAGCCCCGTCGCCCAGCCCTAGTGCTTTCAAATGGTATGAAGGATGTGGGTCCATAATTCTGGCTCTTACATAGGCTATTAAATTTAGCAGAACAGCTATTATCTTGTTCTTTACAAAACTTATTTTCCTGTGCATTCCCAAATATACCCAACCATGATAGAAATCATCAAATTCTTCAAGCAAATGGTtcccaatgttttttttttttttttttctcaatgttACCTCTATTTTAATGGAAGATAAGTAAACATGCTTTTTCTCACGTAGCACTTCCACTATAAGTGTGTGCTTTTGTACTGCACTTGTTTAggtttaaaaatacttttcccCTGGCGGTTTAGCTCTTTTGGTGCAttgcaaataataaaaaacaaaaatgtggTTTTCATCTTTACTTCTGCTTCCGTTAAACTTTGGGAAGCTCCTATTGAAGTTTGCTACAATGTCTCAACAAATGggttctcttcattttcttacCATAAAAAAATGGTTTAGCTTCATTTTTTCTCACATTAATAAgcttttaaatattgaaaatcttTGAGATGCTAAAGTTTTCCCGGAAAGATTTAAGAAGACATGATTGCTTGTGCAAAAAAGGAATATGATATGTTTTTTAAGTATGATTTGGTACTGATTTCTGTCAAAAGCATGGTTAGGTACTCAATACTCTCAGATTTATCATGCTAATGCTCTCCTTTTACTCTGGTGCACTAGATTTTTTCTGGATCAAATTGTGGAATATTTCATCCTACGATGCAAAATCCTTTGGAATATTTCATCCCAAGATGCAAATTTCCGTGACAGATTATTTTCACTTTACACGGGCTGCTTTATATTATCTTTTACACATTTGATACCTGTTCAACTAAAACACCTAAAGTGCTTCCCTAAATAGATGTAAAGTTTCATTAAATTGACAAAATTCTGTTTTAATATAGGATTCCTTAGAGATtttgttttatgagaaaatgtTGGAGTTTATGGGAATATGTGAAAGCGCAGAAAATGAGTAAGCATATTATAGGCAACATCTTCAGTAAACTGTAGTAAAACGGTGATATATTGGACAGTCATATATAAAGTAGTATGGAGATCACTGGCCTTGTTTGGCAACAaaggatttttcaaaaattttcaacatttgtcataacttcattctcaaacattactcaaaaacACACAAATTTTCTGTTTCAAAATTTCACTTAATCATTACTCtcacacaaaaatcaatacaacttttacaaattccaaaacaaaaattaatcttaaaaaaattatattcaaacaacttttcaactttattCGTCCACTTTCACAAACTTTAATATcagacttattttaaaaaatatttttattcaattttctttttcttcttttccaatACCTAATCTCAAACAAATTCCCAAAATGCTCAAATATTTCCAAACATCTATTATGACCAAACATTATACTGCAAGATGGATCTGTGGCAAGAGAAATTAGGGAACATTGTGATGGTCAGACTTCTAATGTAATAGCAGCCTTTGCTTTTTCTAATCTGAACAGTGAATTGGCTTTACATGTAAATAGATTTGTAAATTGCACATTCACCTGATAGGCAAGTTACACAATATCTAGGTCATGAATCCATGGCCTCTTCCTTCATCTTGTTCTTAAAGAGGGAGGAACCGCTGCTTTGGCTGGAGTTTACTTGCTTTTTAGCATTATTGGTAGATTTGGAAATTActtattacaataataaaataaagtaacataaaattgtaattttaattagaAGTGAGTTCATCTCTACCCCACTTTTTAGGTTTCATTGGAGCAATGTCCAAAAGAGGTGTTTATTCACATCTCTGCTTCAAGATGCTGGGAAATGGTGAGAGATAGAGTGAATCAAGAGATCACAAAGCAACATAAACTGGGAATGGCAGACCTTCCTCCTTTACAGCCACCTGGGAGTCTTGATGGTTTTGAAATGTTTGGGTTTACTTCACCACAAATTGTGCAGGTAAATACCaattaaactaatttttctACTTCTGTGATGGTGTAAGTGTCTGTGATGGGACATGGGTGAAAGGTTACaatgcttataatatttttctttatagttCTTctgctaaaaaattatttcccatTTATTGCTTTTGGGTTTATGGGATCTAGTTTGTGGCTTTAATGATTTATCTTGTAAGCAATCATGGTATTCCTCTTCCATAAGTGAggtcttattataaaatttcgGGGTACGGTTctctttaaaaggaaaaaaaaaaaaaaaaatcttgcaaCCCATGTAACCTGGACAAGCTCAAGGTGATAGCCCTGGCAATTTTCTACGTATAAAATGAATTTGCTTTTGTTATGTAAAACTTCTATGCTGAAGCATGACAAATCCAACCATAGTCTAGAAGAGAAACTCCTTTGTTGATGAAAattcagtttcttttttcttcttcatatgATTTGttcaccttttttatttttgaaaatctaGTCTGCAAAGCATTGAATtgacttttcattttctcttcgaGTTGTCCAAACATGGTTGTTTATGTTCTCAAAACTtttggaaatgaaaatgaaagatgtACCCCTTACATTAAGCTTTTAACGCAAATTTTAGTTTCAATTAGTAGTTTGCCATTTGGTATGATTACGACTATTATTTTTCTCTGTGCTTTTgacaattttctcaattttgtaGGGAAAAATTGTCTAAAGTGTGGTAAGTAAGTTTGTATTGACCTTACCTGTTGCTGTCTTTAAACAGGCCATAGAAGCAATGGATCGAAGTCGAGTCTGTACCGAGTACTGGGACTCCCGGCCCTACTCCCGGCCTCAGGAACAGATTCCACAAACTTCTCAATACAAGGACTCTGGCAAAACCTTCCATTCAATGTCTGAGGAAAAGTATAATCAGGTGGCCCCTGGAAATTCTAGCTTGCCCAGTAGAGTTGATTCAATGCTGAGGGGGCTATTTAAAAAGGCGAGCCAAGAGGAATTGAACACACTGCATGGCATTTTAAGTTATAATGACTCAACAGCCGATCGAGGTTTAGTGACTCAACTTCTTAGTGAAGAGATTCACAATCGTCCTAGATGATTCATTATTTGGTCTGGATGAGGATTTGAGAGATCAAATATCCTATGGCAGTTTTTTGACTGTAAATTCAGTTCCTGCTCTCAGGTTGCAGGTATTTTGTACTCAACCTGATCGTTCTTTAACCAAGAAGTTAACatgaacaaaagaaaaggaaaataagaaaaagaaaagcgtCCAGATTTTCATGATACTTGGAAGCTTATTCGCTGTTCGTAGCAGTGAAGAGGCTAAAAGATTCATCATCAGTGGATCAATATTCGGACTAGATGCTCAAGTCCGAATAAATAACAagaagaaagtaattattatttttattatataaatattataatatttgttcTACTAGATTGCGGAGTGCGTGGATAAGAAACTCTACGAAATCCTGTGTGGATGGATGCCATGTTTGTTTTTCTAAGTCTTCATTGTCGAAGTGTTTGTGAAGCGAGAGCTCCATGTTTGGATTTGCACATTATGGAAGGGACTAAATCCATTCCCCTTTCGGGAGCTTGCTGGACCATATCATGGGCCTAAGCCCAAGCTTAACTCAATAAGCTCTGAGTCGAGGACTTGGCCCATTGAAAGGATATAGTAATAGCTATCCAAGAATTTCAAGAGAGTGGTTATCAGTTTATTCAAAGCAAGGGAAGCTTGTATAGCTATCTCGtaacttgaatttcaaatgatGGGTTAGGTGGTTAGCACATCAAATAGAAGACACTATGGGTTCTATTTATACCACCCAGGTATGACAACGAGGCTCTTTTCTACTCCCAAagaaaactttattattttattgacttaggcatcggagacGTTCCCACAAAACCTCCAACTCTTATCTCTCTTTGGTTGTAGGTGATTGCGTGTGTGGAGCCGTGACATACGTCAATAGGTGGTACTGTCTGTGAGATTTCTTGTCTTACAACC belongs to Juglans regia cultivar Chandler chromosome 8, Walnut 2.0, whole genome shotgun sequence and includes:
- the LOC108997867 gene encoding putative lysine-specific demethylase JMJ16, translated to MVLMGTELMRACIKDENDEFPSVPPGFESITSFTLKRLQDSDKQGMENVDACLASTNTSQSMPIKIEAEVGVSDATKPKRCLRLRPSINYGRYDNSSGDESDAEQLDQNFSSKPRLPKGVIRGCPECSNCQKVTARWCPEDASRTDLEGAPIFYPTEEEFENTLNYIASIRPRAEPYGVCRIVPPSSWKPPCPLQEKNMWETAKFSTRVQRIDKLQNRDSMRKRLKVHNSMKRKRRRCVRMGADCVTSSGGLADAGFYEAETFGFEPGPEFTLETFKKYADDFKVQYFSKIEHASNIGCNLDMLKEQWEPSIENIEGEYWRMVQKPSEEIEVLYGADLETGVFGSGFPKVSSQVKSASDEKYIKSGWNLNNFPRLPGSVLSYEGSDISGVLVPWLYIGMCFSSFCWHVEDHHLYSLNYLHWGAPKIWYGVPGRNACKLEEAMRKNLPDLFEEQPDLLHKLVTQLSPAILKSEGVPVYRCIQNPGEFVLTFPRAYHSGFNCGFNCAEAVNVAPVDWLPHGQIAVELYREQGRKTSISHDKLLLGAAREAVRAHWELNLLKKNTSDNLRWKDVCGKDGILSKTLKTRIEMECQRREFLSSSSQTIKMENNFDATSERECSVCLFDLHMSAAGCRCSPDKYACLDHAKQFCTCPWDSKYFLFRYDITELNILIEALEGKLSAIYRWARLDLGLALSSYVSHENLLPIGKETLRKSTGIMDEISQLKRKISEAESVLKCRNASSTICSSSRENEMANHNSKFKKEGLIILPSNLRNPVLQLSQEDAIYAVTMPAEESRVKKPSVLKCENVILLSDDEGDEPERPGLGKERETSSEKPLGLSEMLAGSDDKASLCNNNKDPILTTPSTDAAVMGTLPNGERNSLSHSMRMKDGDCGSSEPLLGSNPPNMSCHVNSSGADLGRKTQDCSTARETSEHDLANCGSYPQNLQPYGSGLPNNDNKHEKMGLNATSNIVDNIRTIAGNPSCTVNNLDRYFRQKGPRIAKVVRRINCTVEPLEFGVVFSGKFWCNSQAIFPKGFRSRVKYISVLDPANMCYYVSEVLDAGRDGPLFMVSLEQCPKEVFIHISASRCWEMVRDRVNQEITKQHKLGMADLPPLQPPGSLDGFEMFGFTSPQIVQAIEAMDRSRVCTEYWDSRPYSRPQEQIPQTSQYKDSGKTFHSMSEEKYNQVAPGNSSLPSRVDSMLRGLFKKASQEELNTLHGILSYNDSTADRGLVTQLLSEEIHNRPR